atactggtccgtactggtctatactggtcacTCACCGGCCTCGTCCCCGCTCCcgttctcctccttcttcttcccgCGCTTCGGCAtggcgccgcccccgccccttCCGCCGATGGACACGCCCCCTCGGCCTTTAAGCTCCGCCCCTGCACCGGGGAGAGAGAAGGACAGCGTCAGCGCGAGCCAATCAGAGCGTGCCGGGGGTTTAAACCCCGCCTCCACGACGCAGCCCGGTCAATCAGAGCGCGCCGTAGCTTTAACACCCGCCTGCCCTCATATTCCGGCCAATCAGAGCGCGCCATGGCTTTAACACCCGCCTCTCCTCACAGCGCAGCCAATCAGAGCGCGCCTCCCCTCACGCCGCGCCAGCCAATcagcgcccgccgccgccacgtGCGGCCTTGGGGGCGGAACCGGGCCCGAACCGGGGCCCGAACCGGGAGCGATCGGCGCCGACCAGGGCCCAACCCGCCCTCCACCGTCTGTCAATCATCTCCCTCTGTTACCAATCACCGGCCGCCGCTCTCCCCGTTAAACTCGCCCCCTCCTTTTCGGTCCCTCCCTCACCTAATCAGAGCACGCCGTGCCTCACCCGTCGGACCAATCAGAGCGCGCCGTGACTCAGGCTCCCCCCTCCCAACTAATCAGAGCGCGCCGTCCCTGAGCTCGCGGGACAATCAGAGCGCGCCGTACCTCAGCCCTTCGGAGCGACCAATCAGCGACCGCCGTACCTCAGCGCACGGGACCAATCAGCGCCCGCCGTGCCTCAGCGCGGGGGACCAATCAGAGCGCGCCGTGCCTGAGCGCGCGGGACCAATCAGAGCCCGCCGTGCCTCAGCGCGCGGGACCAATCagaggcggcggcgggagcggcggctcCGCGCGCGCGGGAAGCGATGGTCAATGGGGGGCGTGGCCGGAACCGGAAACGCTCCTGACGCTGGGAGAGAATTGAGGCGGGAAACGGAAGTGACGTAGCGGAGCGGCGGGAGAAGCACCGTGAGGCGGTGAACCGGCGGAGCGGCGGCGTGACGTCACAGCGGCGGCGGCACACAGCGGGCGTGACGTCATGCCGACCGTGCTGGGCCTGGAGGGCTCCGCCAACAAGGTGGGGGCGGGAGTGGTGCGCGACGGCGCCGTCCTCAGCAACCGCCGAGCCACCTACGTCACGCCGCCGGGACACGGTGACGTCACTTCCCCTTTTTCCCGCCCCGCTTCCGGTCCCGGTGCCGTTTCCCGGTTCTAATGCCGGTCTTTCCGCAGGGTTCGCCCCCGGGCCCACCGGGCGGCACCACCGGGCcgtggtgctggggctggtgcGGGCCGCGCTGAGCGAGGCGGGGCTGGAGCCCCGCGACCTGGACGGGGTGGCCTTCACCAAGGGTATGGGACCGGGAACGGTACCGGGACCGAACCGGGACCCCATAAATCGGTTATAAACCCCACAGACCCCATAGATCCCATAAATCCGCCATAGATCCTATAGATCCCCTACAGATCtcataaatttcttttttgggGTTCACATTGGGGTTTGTGGGGGGCTTTGGACAATCCCATGCACCCCGGGAGGGGGGGATTGGACGATCCCATTCATTCCCGCGGGGGttttgagggggattttggggttttggggttattACGGACCCTCCCACTCCCCCGGGGGAGGGGGTTGGACAATCCCATTCATtcctgggggttttttgggttattttggcCTCTCCCATCACCCTCTGGtggggtttatttatttatttatttatttatttatttatttatttttatttatttactcgTTTATCCCGGCCCAGGCCCGGGCATGGGCTCCCCGCTGGCGGTGGTGGCGGCCGTGGCCCGGACGCTGTCGCAGCTCTGGGGGCGGCCCCTGCTGGCCGTCAATCACTGCCTGGGCCACATCGAGATGGGCCGCGCCATCGGCCTCGCCCCCGACCCGCTCGTGCTCTACGTCAGCGGCGGCAACACCCAGGTGCCGCGATAGGGGGCGATAGGGGGCGGCCGGTATCGCGGGATATCGCGagcggggagggagggaatgggcGACATCGTGGGATATCACGATAGCAGAAGCTATCGTGATAGCAGGATAGCTGCTTTCGTGACAGGAGTGGGAGGGAATGGCCAATATTGTGATGGGAGATGGAGAAAATGGCCGATATCGCAGGATATCGCGACAGAGGTGTGAGGAAATGGCCGATATCGCGAGATATTGTGACAGGCGTGTCAGGAAATGGCCGATATCATGACGAGGGTGTGAGGAAATGGCCGATATCACAAGATATCGTGACAGGCCTGTCAGGAAATGGCCGATATCACGAGATATCGCGTGATGGGAGTGTCAGGAGGTGGCTGCCGTCGTGGGATATCGCGACGGCAGAGGCGGGGCCCAGCCCCTATCGCGATAGCCACGCCCCCTGCCCGCCCCGCAGGTGATCGCGTACGCGCGGCGCCGGTACCGGATCCTGGGCGAGACCCTGGACGTGGCCGTGGGCAACTGCATCGACCGATTGGCCCGGCTGCTGCAGGTGGGACACGCCCACCGGGACACGCCCACCGACCACACCCCAGGCTGACCCCGCCCCCAGAGCTGACCCCGCCCCTTTTCCTGCAGATCCCAAATGCCCCCAGCCCCGGCTACAACGTGGAGCAGCTGGCCAAGAGGTGAGCCAAAAACGCCTGAAAGTACCCCAAAAATGAGCTTAAAACGCCCTGAAAtgaccccaaaagtgaccccaaaactgAGCCCAAAACCTCAtgaaattaccccaaaatggagcccaaaactgaccccaaaatcccctaaaatgaccccaaaagtgaccctgAAAACCTcctgaaatcaccccaaaactgagcccaaaattccctgaaattACCCAAAAACTGAGcccaaagtgaccccaaaacttagcccaaaatcccctgaaattGCCCCAAAACTGAGCCTTGGACtgaccccaaaagtgaccccaaaacgtcttgaaatcaccccaaaagtgacccccaaaatcccctgaaattACCCCAGAAGTggccccaaatcaccccaaaagtgaccccaaaactgagctcaaAATCACGGGATTTTACCCCAAACCGACCCCAAACTCCCCTGaaccaaccccaaaaacccaaagtGACCCAAAATCCCGGGATTTTCCCCCAATCCAGGGGTCGCCGCCTGCTGCCGCTGCCCTACGTGGTCAAAGGCCTCGACGTCTCCTTCTCGGGGCTGCTCTCCCACCTGCAGgtaccaaaaaccccaaaattcaccccaaaacaccgggggcaccccaaaacctcaaactgaccccaaactggcccaaaactgaccccaaaaccccaaatctcaccCCAAAACCgaccccaaaacatcccaaaccATAAAACCTtaaaactgaccccaaaactgaccgaaaaaccccaaaattcacccccaaactgaccccaaaacatcccaaaaccATAAAACCTCAaaactcaccccaaaaccccaaaattcaccccaaaactgaccTCTAAACATCCCCAAACCCTAAAACCTtaaaactgaccccaaaatccacctggagaccgcaaaatccacctgggggtccccaaaatctCTGGGattgaccccaaaatcccaaatctgacCCCAAAATCTCTGGGATTGACCCCAAATTTCACCTGGagatcccaaaatccacctggagaccccaaaaaccccagaactgaccccaaaatctctaaatctgaccccaaaatccacctgaggacgccaaaatccccaaactgaCCCTAAAActgacccaaaaaccccaaaactgatCCCAAAATTGacttaaaaatccccaaatctgaccccaaaatccacctgaggacccaaaattccccaaaattgccccaaaatttgAGTTTTTTTCCCCGCAGGCCGTgaccccaaagctgctggagtcGGGGGAGGCGACACCGGAGGATCTCTGCTTCTCCCTGCAGGTAATTAGGGGTAATTAGGGGTAATTAATTGGGGTAATTAATGAGGTTGAGTTAATTAATGAGGTCCGGGATTagttatttggggttttggatTAATTaattggggtttgggatcaATTAATTGCAGTTTGGGGCGCTTAATTGGGGCttgaaaatgggatttggggggggtaATTAATTGGGGGTGATTAATGAGGGTCTGGGTTAATTAATGGGGGCTGGGGGAGTTAATTTTGGGTGCGATTTTGGGACATTTAGGGGacgtttttggggtggtttttaggccatttttgggacatttttggaGCCGTTTTCAGGAcagatttggggcatttttgggccatttttggggtggttttggggcatttttggggccatttttggggtggttttagggcattttggggccatttttgggagCCATTTCCAGGACatttttgggatggtttttggggctatttttggggattttttgcaacattttggggtttttggggccatttttgggatatttttggggtggttttgggacCATTTTTGGAACATTATTTGGACATACTTTGGGTCATTTTCAGGGTCTTTTCTGGGACATTTTTTGGCGCTTTCAGGGAAAtttctgggcttttttgggaCATTTGTGGCGCCATTTTTGAGGCCATTTTTGAGACAATTTTGGaacattttggggccatttttgggtgaTATTTTGGCCATGTTTGGGGGCCATTTttaggtggcttttgggccatttttggggacattttagGGCCATTTTGGGACAtctttggggtggtttttgggccACTTCTAAGACATTTATGGGCATTTTTTGTGCAGGTTTTTGGGACCATTTCGGGCCAATTTAacgacattttggggacatttttgggataaatttgggccatttggaGGCTATTTTTTGGGTGATATTTGGGCCCTTTTTGAGGCCATTTTTTAGGACGTTTCTGGGCCGTTTTTGGGCCATTTCTGATCTATTTTTGGGAAGTTTTTGGGCTATATTTGGTCTGGTTTTGGGACAttatttttgggatgtttttgggctatttttggggACGtatttgggaccattttgggacAATTTGGGGCCGTTTTGGTggcatttttgggtcatttttctgctgtttctgtgtCCCAGGAGACGGCGTTCGCCATGCTGGCCGAGGTCACGGAGCGGGCGCTGGCGCTGACCCGGGCCCGGCACCTGCTGCTCGTGGGGGGCGTGGCCTGTGAGTGGGCGGGGCCACACCTGCCGTGGGCGGGGTCACACCTGGGAGGATGCGGTCACCCCTGGGCTGGGCGTGGTCACACCTGTCAATGGGTCTGGCCACACCTGGGGGCGTGGTCTCCCCTGGAGATGGGCGTGGGCTCACTTAAGGTGGGCGTGGCCACACGTGAATGTGGGTGGGGCCACACTGGAGGGGGCGTGGCCATCCAAAATTAGACACGGCCGAATGGGCAAGGCCCAGCTCTGCATAAAGAGGTGTGTGACCTCCATTTGCATGCGGGGGCGGAGCCAAGGGCAGGCAACGCCCAGGTAACGCCCACCTGTGCGCAGGTAACCACCGGCTACAGGAGATGCTACAGAGCATGTGCAGGGCCCGGGGGGCGGAGCTCTGCCCCGTCGATGACAGGTGAGGGCGTGGCCTCCCTCGTGGGGGGCGTGGCCTCCATTGGGAGAGGGCGTGGCACACCTGTGACCTTTGACCCCGCAGGTACTGCATCGACAACGGCGCCATGATCGCCCAGGCCGGCTGCGAGATGCTGAGGGTGGGGCAAGTGACAGAGCTCAGCCAATCAGGGATCACGCAGAGGTCGGGGGGGTGTGgctgggtgggcagggctgggtggggattGCCAGGGCTCTGACCTTTGACCTCTGGCTGTGGCAGGTACCGGACGGACGAGGTGGAGGTGACCTGGCGGGATTGAGTTGGCCACGCCCAAACCGGCCACGCCCACTTAATAAAATCTTCCCCACCCACTCCATCTTCTGGCCACGCCTGTTTCTATGTGGATGATGTCATTGAATTGGTGACCACGCTCATTTGGAGAGGACCAATCAGCTTCTTTCATTTCCTGTCAATCACCAGTGGAACCCTGCCCTATTGCTGTCAATCAGCTGCAAGCCACGCCCCTTGCATTGGGTTACATTAATGCTTTATCTGACAATCAACAGGTACAAGCCACGCCTCTTACATTGGGTTACAATATTGCATTATCTGTCAATCAACAGCTAAAAGGCACGCCCTTTACATTGGCTTACATGACTGCCTAATCTGTCAATCAAGAGCCGCAGGCCACGCCCCTTGCGTTGTGTTCTAATAATACCCTACTTGTCAATCAATAGGCGCAAACCACGCCCTTCCATCAATCATGCGTCAGTTGCGTAACCTCAGCCCTCTCCTGCCTAGTGGCCAATCGGATTGGATAGGGGCAAGCCACCGGCCAATGGGAGCGCGAGGGGGCGCGGCTTTGCTGAGGGGCCCGGGGGGCGAAGGCGGGAGCGGCTCAGTCCGTGAGGGGCCGGCGAGGGGAGCGCAAGGGTAAGGAATGAGTGGAAAAATGGCGGCTGTGAGGGAATggagctctgtctgtctgtctgtctgtctatgTGCGTGTTCCTATCGCGACATGGCGCACGATCGCGATCCCGACCCGCGTTCCCCCCGTCGCCGCCAGCCGCGGGCGCTCGGGGTTTTAGCGGCGTCGCAGAGCAGCGGCGGCTCCTTCTTCACCCGgcggggcagagcagggaacgCTCCGGGGCTCCGCCGGCATTTGGGGGGCCGCACAAACGCTCCGGGGGGCTGCTAGGGATTAATTAATTGGGGAGGGATTAATTTGGAAGGGATTAATTGTAATCCGGCGGTCCCAGTTCCGTCCCGCTCTGACTCCGCTTCTCTCCCCTCAGGCGGAGCCGCCGGCGGGAAGCGCATTCTGGAGGATCTCCGCTGTATAACtttccatttttgtttttttcttcttttgtttgtttttttttttattacttttatttttggtgattttgtgAGGTTTTTGTTAAGATTTTAGGcgtttttttaagttttttttgcTTAACGGAATGTTCACAATTAGTTTCCTCTCACGTTTTTCCCCCGCCACCACGTGTCCTCCCATCCTCCCCTGCAGACCCAATTTCTTGTACTTTATTACCTATTTTTAAGGCCGATTTAACGATTTTTCATTGATTTGTGCATTTCGGTGGAATTTTTTAGCTTTTTACGCTTGTTGGGataatttttcccctcaggaatgAGTCGCTCCCCGGAAACCGCTCCCCGATGATCTCGGCGCTATAAAAGTACAGTTTTAAACaattaatttgcatttttaaaaataatttcccctTCAAGGAActctttttgcattttaaattagCAGTTCGATTTTTTAAAGGAGTTTCTGGAAGGTTTTTGCCCGATTTGAGGCGCTTTTGCCTCAGATTTGCACCCTCAGGATTTGCCCCCCCACTACGtgttctccctctcttttaATATTACCCAAGCATAAAAcgcattaaaataaaaaactataAAACCTTCTGCACGAGGATTACCTCCTGATTATTGCTTTTTAtcgattttaatttttttttttgcctttttcgcCCATTATTACCTGTCCCCGCCGAGAAAACACCAAGATATCCGATTTTATCcctttattttctatttttagtttTCGCTTTCCTCAGTTCCACCTTTTTAAGCGAGGTTCTGGACTTTAAACTCTTTAAATTCGATTTTTCCGGTTTTTATTTTCCGGGTGTTTTGATGTTATTAATGTGTTTAATTTATGtgtttatataaattatataattcTTTAATTTATGTGTTTATTTTATCAAACGCTGGAATAAATCCTGCTTCACCGTGGAATTTACTGAGTTTGTTGGCAGTTAAaagatgaaatttaaaaattatttaaattttttttaataaaaacgcAAACTTTTGTGCCGATTCCAACCGTGAGGGAGCCGCGAGGGGGCGGGGCCAAAGCGCGGCGGGAAGACGGAGGGGCGGGGTCTTACCTTAAAAGGAAATGTTCCGCCTTTAGGGGCGAGGTTTGTCTTTAAATGGCAATGACGAGGCGTGGCCGAATCTTAATAAGGAGAAGGGGCGTCCCCCGACTTGGGCGGAGCCGGCCGCCACTTAAAGCGTGAGGCGGCAGCCAATGGGAGCGCGGCTAGGTGAAAGGGGCCGGAACTGCCCGCGCCAGCAGCCAATGGGAGTGCGGCAAGCCCAATAAGGCGGGAGGAAGAGGCCGGAAGTGGCTGCGCCGCAGCCAATGGGAGCGCGTCTGGCCGcaaaaagaaggaggaagaagccGGAAGTGGGCGTGGCGCCGCTGTCATGGCGGCGCCCGAGGAGGAGTCGGCGGCGGCCCCGGACGGCGGCGGGGGAGATGGCGGCGATGAGGAGGCGCTGAAACGGCTCGAGGTGCGGGAGGGGAGGGACCCCCGGCAGGGGGAGGGGCGAGGGGTAccggggagggaggggagggaggggaggggagggacccCCGGGGGGGGCGAGGGGAGCCCTGAGGGGCCCCGGGGGGCTCTGAGGGGTGAGGGGGGGGAAAAGGATTCGTGAGGGGAAATTGTCCCAAACTGGCTCAAAATTCCCGCAAAAATCACCTCAGAAACCCCTCGGGGGCGGCTGCGacgtttggggggatttgggagtatttgggatgttttggggatttttttgtggatgTCTTGCGttattttgggttattttcagTTGATTTTGGATTGATTTTGGGgcttattttttaaagtgattttGAGCAGTTTTCGGGTGTGATTTTGAGTGATTTTAGGTTTGaatctgggggttttttgggctgattttgggttattttcagGTAATTATTTGGGTATTACTTCTGAGGTGATTTGAGGTGATTTTGAGTTGattttgtgttatttttgaGGTGATTTTGGATTGAAATTAGGGGTAATTTTGGGTTATGTTTTGTGCtgattttgggttattttggtgTTGATTTTGGGTTATATTTCGGGGTAATTTCAGGTTATTTTGGAGGTGATTTTAGGTTATTCTTGGGGCATTTTCGCGTTATAATTTGGGGTAATTTCAGGTTATTTTGGAGCTGGTTTTGGCTTAAATTTTGGCATGGTTTAGGGTATTTTTTGAGCTGATTTTGGATAATTTTTGAGCTGATTTTGTGCTGAATTTGGATGATTTTTCGGGTtattttgtggtttattttgggttggttttgggttattttggggttatgttggggctgatttggggttgtttttggggccatttgggtTATATTTTGGTTAGATTTTGAGTAATTTTTGGGTCGATTTTGTGTTATATTTTGCAGTAATTTCAGCTTATTTTGGAGCTGATTTTGGGTTCTATTTCCAGTTGATTTTCGGTCATTTTTGAGCTGATTTTGGGTTGATTCTGGGTCATTTTTGAAGGTGATTTTGGGTAATTTTTGACCTGATTTTTGGttgatttggggtcatttttgagCTGATTTTGGGTTGATGCTGGGTCATTTTTGAAGGTGATTCTGGGTAATTTTTGAAGGtgattttgggtcatttttgagctgatttttggttgatttggggtcatttttgagCTGATTTTGGGTTGATTCTGGGTCATTTTTGAAGGTGATTTTGGGTAATTTTTGAGCTGATTTTTGGTtgatttggggtcatttctgAGCTGATTTTGGGTCATTTCTCAGCTAATTTCGGGTTgattttggttcatttttaaCCCAAGTCCCGCCCCTTGtccctccccaggccctggTGACAGACCTCTACCACTTCCGGGACTCACTGCCCTCCCGTGACCCCGCCCACGACCCCACCCACGACCCCACCCATGGCCACGCCCCCGACCCCGCCCAGGACCCGCTGGTGGCGGAGATGGAGCGGACCCTGAAGCTGATGGAGCAGATCCACGGTGGGGGCGTGGCATGGGCGCGACTGGGGGGCGTGGCCGTTCACGCCCCGCCCCTAACCCCACCCCCTTCTCCACAGTATCC
The window above is part of the Agelaius phoeniceus isolate bAgePho1 chromosome 37, bAgePho1.hap1, whole genome shotgun sequence genome. Proteins encoded here:
- the OSGEP gene encoding tRNA N6-adenosine threonylcarbamoyltransferase, producing the protein MPTVLGLEGSANKVGAGVVRDGAVLSNRRATYVTPPGHGFAPGPTGRHHRAVVLGLVRAALSEAGLEPRDLDGVAFTKGPGMGSPLAVVAAVARTLSQLWGRPLLAVNHCLGHIEMGRAIGLAPDPLVLYVSGGNTQVIAYARRRYRILGETLDVAVGNCIDRLARLLQIPNAPSPGYNVEQLAKRGRRLLPLPYVVKGLDVSFSGLLSHLQAVTPKLLESGEATPEDLCFSLQETAFAMLAEVTERALALTRARHLLLVGGVACNHRLQEMLQSMCRARGAELCPVDDRYCIDNGAMIAQAGCEMLRVGQVTELSQSGITQRYRTDEVEVTWRD